Proteins from a single region of Deltaproteobacteria bacterium GWA2_45_12:
- a CDS encoding methylenetetrahydrofolate reductase [NAD(P)H], whose amino-acid sequence MNFTDFYKPGTCRYSFEVFPVKTEEGVKNLLQVLGELKDFDPAYVSVTYGALGSTRDLTRDLALRIHRGTKIPTAFHFTCVGSGRQEIKNYVEKLKKEGLNLVVALRGDPPKGGAFIPPTDGFRYANELVTYLKSINGFSMAVAGYPEGHPEAGSKEADLVNLKRKVEAGADAVITQMFFDNRDYFDFVERAHKVGISVPIIPGIMPILNLKQIEKITGLCGAKIPSQLHQRLVQCGEDVEATRNVGIEHALKQCHELKKSGVPGIHFYTLNKSLSVAGIIENL is encoded by the coding sequence ATGAATTTCACCGATTTTTACAAGCCCGGCACATGCCGCTATTCCTTTGAAGTTTTTCCTGTAAAAACAGAAGAGGGTGTTAAAAATCTCCTTCAGGTTTTAGGGGAACTTAAGGATTTTGATCCAGCCTATGTTTCAGTCACCTATGGGGCCCTTGGCTCCACGCGCGATCTGACGCGCGATTTGGCCCTGCGTATCCACCGGGGAACTAAAATCCCTACAGCTTTCCATTTTACTTGTGTTGGGTCCGGCCGGCAGGAAATAAAAAATTATGTCGAGAAACTCAAAAAAGAGGGACTCAATCTTGTTGTGGCCCTGCGTGGGGATCCTCCCAAGGGGGGCGCCTTTATCCCTCCTACCGATGGTTTTCGTTATGCCAATGAGCTTGTGACTTATCTTAAGTCGATTAATGGCTTTAGCATGGCTGTGGCAGGTTATCCGGAAGGGCATCCCGAGGCTGGCAGTAAAGAAGCCGACCTTGTAAATCTGAAAAGAAAAGTGGAGGCTGGGGCTGATGCTGTGATCACGCAAATGTTTTTTGACAATCGCGATTATTTTGATTTTGTGGAACGGGCACACAAGGTGGGCATTAGTGTCCCCATTATTCCCGGTATCATGCCCATTTTGAACCTGAAGCAAATTGAAAAAATCACCGGTCTTTGCGGAGCCAAAATCCCTTCCCAACTTCATCAAAGGCTTGTCCAATGCGGTGAAGATGTCGAGGCGACGCGAAATGTGGGGATTGAACACGCACTTAAACAATGCCATGAACTTAAAAAATCAGGGGTGCCCGGGATTCATTTTTATACACTGAATAAATCCCTATCCGTGGCTGGTATCATTGAAAACCTTTAA